Within the Pangasianodon hypophthalmus isolate fPanHyp1 chromosome 19, fPanHyp1.pri, whole genome shotgun sequence genome, the region GTTTACTGACAGGCCAGGATCCAACAGCTTCCTGTAGAAAAGATACACACAACAATGCGTATTACACAATACATGTACGGTTACTGTGTTCACACGAGCTGTGGTGTTTTCTCTTTCCGTACATAAAAGATCATTATTTGAGTTTTTTAACCATCAAAATGCACGACAGTGTTATGCTGCACTTTAGTTTGCTcggttttgtcagtgttttcacaTACATTCTGAAAAAGATTGTATATAGTAGTAAGGCTTTAGCATTTTACTTCAGTATAGGGATTCAGAACAAGTAACACAAGCTCTAGCTACAGAATCAAGGTGTACGCACCACTGTGAtgcatattacatttaaaaaccgctacataccaaatgaaaacttttgaacaacAAGTAGgggttttctttctcttattgCTGAATGAGAGAAGACTAAAACGCTGCTTACCACTAGCCTACTGAGCCACCGAGCAAAAACTAATAGTCTGAGATGTAATCTATACACCTGGGCTACTGATATATTTGGGAACAAGTCTACAGTTAGCATAGTCTAGTTTCCTTTTGTCATAGCCGCTGTAGAAATGTCTCAAAAGTAGTCATCCTGTGGTGATTACCTAAACATGTTCAATTAATTCGAAATAAATCAGAAGCCTCCCACTGGCGCTTACTTGTACAGAGCGACGTAGTAGCGATCTGACACACTCTGCTGAGAATCCATAACCTGGAAGAGCAGCATGAGAGCTTGCACAGCTGTGCTGAACTTTACAAGGTGCACCACTTTAAACAGCGTGTCCAGCTGCTCCCGGACCGTCTCATCTCCGGCCTTGGTGTACGGATAGGCCCTGTTCACACCGCTCAGCAGAGCGCCCAGCATCTTAGACTCCACGTCCTTCTTCTTAACGCAGAGACGGAAGAAGCTGAAGTAGACAGTGATGAGTTTGGTGGCGAGCTCGGCCTCGTCGTGGCTCAGCATCACCTGGTTGAGGAAGCAGGCGGCGTAATACTGAGCCTTGGTGCTTATGTTGGGTCTGAACATCAGACGCTCTACTTCAGTGCACACCACCGATTTCATCAAGGGGTGTTTATGGAGTAGCGTCTCCATCAGATATGAGGCCTTAGAGGCGATTTTGTACTCAGGATCTCCCAGTTTGTTGACTACGTGCATCAGCAGGGCTTTTTCCTGCTCAGGCCGGTTGCAGAGCAGCTCATGAGCTGTAGTAAGAGCTTTTGTTTTGGTGGCCAGGACAGAATCGTGAGCCAAAGCGTCAAGAGCTGTTACAAACTCAGCCAGCTGGAGCTTGAGAAGGTGCTCGAAGTACCAGAGGACAAGGCGCCGGTCTCGGACATCTCGGTTTCCACTTGCTCGCTCCTCCAGCTTGTCGAACGGGCGCTGGGAGAACGTCCTGAGCTTACGATTCTCTGGGAGCAGATCAGACAACAGCAGCTCTTTAAGCGTGTCCAAAGCCATGAGGCCCTGCCTACGACTTCCCTTCTTCCTCATCATAACGATCAGGCTCTCGATGTGCTCCAGACAGTGCACAGGAGCGTCCTGGATGAGCAAAGTCATGGCCGCCATCCGGTCTGCCAGAGTCCCAGTCGAGACGACGCTCTTCATCCAGACCGTGTTCGCTCCTTTCTGTAGGTTCTTCTTGCTTTTGTAAAGACTTGTTTCAGCCTCTAGCAGCTTCTGAGCCAAAGCCTTGTACTGAGAAACCAACGATTCGTCCTGAGGAGAAGTGCTAATCTCAGAAGTGTAGTCTACATCGTACCATTTTCCTCCAGGTTTGACCAACAGCACCTGCCGGGGGTAGAATTCAAAAAGGTCGGCTTCTTTTTGCTTGGCCTTTTTGCTTGTCCTTTTGGCCTCGCTCTTCTTCGCCTCGGCTTCTTGCTTGGCTTCGGGGGTTTTGCTGGACTCCACTTTAGAGGCttcttttttcttgctcttCTTTTCCACACTGGGTTTGGAggatttctcttcttcttctggcttaTCCTCGTCATCACCCTCAACAACCTGCTGGTCAGAGTAGGACCGGATTCCCAGTTTGGTGATGAACTCTTCTAGCTCACCATCCTCTAAATCATCGATTGCACCTTTCTTTCCACCATTTACCAGCTCAGCACTGTCATCAACTGCAGTGAGCATGATGTAGTCTGCCTGTTAATAAATCAAAACACAAGCAGGTTTTAAGTAGACATGTGTACCGCACCTTActggacatatagtgcactataaaAGGGTGCGGAAGCAGCAGTGGAGAAAGCAGGGAGTTATCTGAGAGGTGACCAGAAAAGAGGCTCAGATCCTGGTAGACAAAAAGCTGCAAGATGTTGTTTGAGAAGTTAACGTACAAGCAAATCAacgttttattatttattactgactGACGTTTTATAATTGCTTggacagctgatgaaggacttttggGAACAGGAAACTGCGTAATACGCTTAGTTTTTATCTACAGTAATTACTGAAATACTTCCTGGATTATTCTTCATGCTCATGTTGGAAtatgtgatcttttttttctgaatgaaaaaTTTTCCACTTTTGAAGGGTGGaatgatatataatatttatgcgTATTAATAATTTCCTGCAAAATGTACAGGCACAGCCTcaggatacaaaaaaaaaacaaaaaaaaaaacacactttccaTGTATGTTtccataaaaattaaaaagtcattatttatatatacacacacacacacacacatacattatatatatatatatatatatatatatatatatatatatatatatatatatgtgtgtgtgtgtgtgtgtgtgtgtgtgtgtgtgtgtgtgtgtgtgtgtatatttcttatgttcacacacacacacattttatatatacataaagtgtgttttatatatatatgtgtgtgtatatatatatatgtgtgtgtatatatatatatgtgtgtgtatatatatatatatatatatatatatatatatatatatatatataattttttttttttttacttttacagaaacatacatggaaagtgtttttttttttttttgtatccagtatacatacatacacacatacatacacacacacacacacacacacacaataaatacttATTGTCACCGAACTATCAGCACATTCACAGTCCCACAGCTTGAATAATGACgctgttgtgttgttttacAGATTATTATCTTAACTCCAGCTCCATCTGTGCACTGTGCACGTTTCCACGTGGGGACAGAGAGCTGGGGATGAAACCCTGAGCTTTACCTTAGTGCCTCCCAAACGCAGCACATCATCCAGGGTAAATTCATCCTCCCCTTTCTCGTCTTCATCATTCCCAGCTTCGTCGTTGTCGTTTTCAATCgtgtcttcttcattttgttcaaATCTTTCAGCTTTCTCCGGCCGCCGCTTGCCTTTCGGAGCCATGCTGGAAAAGACAATCAACACACAGCGGCTCTGTTCCAAACGGCACACTATTGAGCATAAAGTGCACTTCCATAGAGCGCGAACAGTGTTAGTTAAAACCCTAGGTAGTGCAGTTGTCTAGAAAGTAAGGAGTCATTTGAGAGAGGCGTTGGAGGAAGCACAGGTCCTGGAAGACCAAAACCTATAACACATTATTAAGTAAGTTGGTTAAAACGAAAatttacacattatattatttttaattatagtaTTGAAAATAGCATGTTATATTTACTCTTTTATAGTTAAATcgttaattaaattaaagcaaattGTTTATGGTGTAGTAGGACTTTTTACGGCTAGGGTCAAAGGGGAAATTATCCAATAGGCGCAAGGTAATGTATAACCTAAAGACCAATCAGGATCACAGAAGTGCGCATGCGTATTAGAGTAGTATTCTGACATTCCGGTAACATGCTGACTTGAAATTAACTTTGAAATGAGATATAAACAAAAAGGTTAGCTGTAATTAAAAAGATAACTGTTATTATTCCTGCGAAACAATGGCAGAAGaatcattagttttaattaaaTCGACTTTTATTATATCAGGTCTATTAAAAACAACTGTAAAGACTGGGGTTGTTTAATCTTAGTGTTAATTGATCAGTGATACTGTGTGCTAAATTTATTTACCAAAGAAATGGAGACAATTCAGAAGATGATCAGCATTAGCAGGACATCAGTGCGCTTTCTTGCCCCATCACTGAATGGTAAGAGGGTATTTATACCCATTATGCccattattttccatttacagTATGCAAAGAGTGCAGAGTGAGCTGCCATAACTTTATTATTaccagtagtaataataataatacatagtCTTGATCTGTTACATTAGAGTtactgagtgtgagtgtgtgttaccaTTCACCATCcacaataacataaaatatgttCCAGCACAGTGGACGAGGATGCTGAGCCGAAGCTGTTCCAGCTCTTCGTCAGAGAAACAGGCTCCTAACCCCTCCATGCTGAGGCATCTGGTGTCCAAAATTACAGCCACAGGTCCCATCACGGTGGCTGAGTACATGCGTGAAGTCCTCACTAACCCAGTCTCGGTACCTGTCTGCGTCTCGCTTCATCACGTTTACTGCAAATCTGTGCCATCTCTGCTTCATTCACAGAATTCTGTTGCATTTTAAACTACAGTCCTCTTGAGTGGTCAGAAGACACtcattcatttcctataacaacagctctgagtTCTGCAGCCTATATTTCACTATATCTCAggtgcactcattctaataacTGTTTCTGTAGTACAAACtcaatcacagggacttgtttagAGGACATTCTACATCTGtggctaaaaataaacagatcaaaaacatgttatttaacaacgaAAAATGTATGATggctatggtgaagttttcagggCAGTCTTCGGGATAGAGGACTTCGCTATTTACAGTTTCtccaagctgtgttttttgtcttaactttaagagagagggaaataaagagaagctggtgagggagcaactgtttatagctgttataatgtaagtcataacaggaactaacttgtctcatggacgtttcattaaatgtaactgtaaatggataaaaagtaagaagttattttttttctgtaacagtatgccatgtcatgttttattccttacataattaaTGTTTGTGTTCCTTCTCAATAGGGATATTATGTAAAGAATGACATGCTGGGAGCTGATGGAGATTTTATCACATCACCAGAAATAAGCCAGATTTTTGGAGAGGTTTGTGATTTACTTCTCATGTCTGATTCTAATGTTCTTAGAAATTCAGAAATGCACGTTAATGGAACaatttggagaaaaaaactgATTTAGAGTTTTTCTTTTACTCCAGATGTAGCCATgactcttttctgttttctgctttTAGTAATAAAAGTTATACTTGCTTCAAAGTCCATTGTTAAGTAATGTAatatcattgtttttttaaatgaactatttttgtatttatatgttCAAAGGGAACAAATTTATCATccatataatgtttatatttctgaTACAATTCCACATTCATACTTTGAGAGGCAGTTTGAGAAACATCAATACTtctgatgatgtcacatgatTTGTTCAAGgatgtgtcctaaaccacatcaccTGTGTGtatacatcacatcactgtacaactgtactGTGTGGTGTTTGaagcaaatatacagtatatggaaaAGCTTTTGGAGAGGCAGACTTCCtcacttattattttattacatacatCAGTGTCGTAGCTTCAGTGTAAAACCAAAGAGGACTCCAGCATCCAACACCAAACAAGACTTGGTGGATTGACTACATTTAGGGAAATGAAcactctcattttctctctctctctctctctctctctctctctctctctctctctctctctgtagttgCTTGGTATCTGGTGTGTAAGCGAGTGGATGGCTGCAGGAAAACCCAAAACATTTCAGCTTGTAGAACTCGGACCAGGACGAGGTTCCTTGACCAGTGACATCCTGAGGGTAAAACACTGCATGCTCTTTAACCATCTGTATTTAACTCGTATATCTGGCAAGCTATGGGgacacggtggcttagtggttagcacattcgtctcgcacctctggggttggggttTCGATTCCCACCTCCGCACTATGTGTGTggaatttgcatgttctccccttcGGGGGTTTTCTCGGGgtgctccggtttcctcccttAGTCCAAAGAGAGGCGTTGTTGGCTGACTGGtgtctctaaattgtctgtagtgtgtgaatgggtccCTGGCCTTGTGGCCCAAggcccctgggataggctccaggctatgtaggataagcggtacagaaaattgAAACTAACGTGATGGTTGGAAAGTTATATACATTCCTGAAGCATCACATCTCCATCGTTATCTGCATCAAcagtttttattaaacactgaattTAAGTCAAGCACGTCTGAGTTCCTCAGAGGTCCCGACTGGTATCCGTAGAAACCGATGAAATGAACCAATCACTGTTCAATAAGGCTCATTCATGTGTCTTAGGTAagtgattta harbors:
- the cebpz gene encoding CCAAT/enhancer-binding protein zeta, which produces MAPKGKRRPEKAERFEQNEEDTIENDNDEAGNDEDEKGEDEFTLDDVLRLGGTKADYIMLTAVDDSAELVNGGKKGAIDDLEDGELEEFITKLGIRSYSDQQVVEGDDEDKPEEEEKSSKPSVEKKSKKKEASKVESSKTPEAKQEAEAKKSEAKRTSKKAKQKEADLFEFYPRQVLLVKPGGKWYDVDYTSEISTSPQDESLVSQYKALAQKLLEAETSLYKSKKNLQKGANTVWMKSVVSTGTLADRMAAMTLLIQDAPVHCLEHIESLIVMMRKKGSRRQGLMALDTLKELLLSDLLPENRKLRTFSQRPFDKLEERASGNRDVRDRRLVLWYFEHLLKLQLAEFVTALDALAHDSVLATKTKALTTAHELLCNRPEQEKALLMHVVNKLGDPEYKIASKASYLMETLLHKHPLMKSVVCTEVERLMFRPNISTKAQYYAACFLNQVMLSHDEAELATKLITVYFSFFRLCVKKKDVESKMLGALLSGVNRAYPYTKAGDETVREQLDTLFKVVHLVKFSTAVQALMLLFQVMDSQQSVSDRYYVALYKKLLDPGLSVNSKQSMFLNLLYKSLKADIVLRRVKAFVKRLLQVSCEQSPTFACGALFLVSEVMKAKPGLKLLLQEGDEEEEKFQDLKGENDDDDDEEERFVDADKIEEGQSEKPQQNKPAASWVHHQNLEGGKDMEMYDPTHRNPLYCGANHSTLWELQKLADHFHPSVALFAKTILQGGHIQYTGDPLQDFTLIRFLDRFVFRNPKQTKGKQNTDATVMQPKHKQSMNNIRSLPVNCEEYLAKEETQIPVDEVFFYRFFKKREGEKRLKKPLGDDAESVEDVDDDEFEQLLDTIEGDNYFTEFKDDDLDFAGNVKSNSKKGKKAEEVSDSDADSDDDLDDEELSLGSMAEEDFGDELEEDGGAFMDPGGDDNDDEEVPELEGDDDEAFDDFDEDMDEPPEVSTGGKKGKRKSSEHFDFAGSFESKPSKKKKKGKMDDTGMFAAAEEFGDLLDENADIKFDNMGMNAMANKDKASVKQLKWERQRDDWIQGRDVKTLRRKKAMFRKRKQFGKGGLGKKTGGRKK